The DNA segment AAAAGTATCGGCAAAAAAATACCAGTATTACACCAAGCTTCAGAACAAATGCCGATTTATTCCAGTTAACCAGTGCAAAACTAATTCGTTCTAGGTGTTTTACCAGATAATGCTGTTTATCAGGAGAGACGACATATATGCTATCAGCATATTTTGTTAGGTTTGCTGACTACTACTGGATAAGGAATTTTACTACGCTACGCGTGTCAGTTGTTAGTTGTGGATCGTTAGCAGCGAGGTGGGAGTCTCGATAGTACAACTGCTATGGCTACTAGATTCTGAGTACTAAATGTTGATAAATAGCCGCCTTAATCTTCTCAGATAAGGGGGTAGACACTCATCATCGGATATTGATGAGAGATTAATTTTGCAACTAATTTTTTAGTTGTAATACACAAGTTTACCGCAGTTTCACATTAGACAGCAACTGGTAATGATTATGTCACACAGTTTTAATCAAGAAACAGTTTTTGCTACTTATGAAAACCAAGAGAGCAAGTTTTTAACACCTTTCCAACGGAAGGCTTTACTCAAACATTTACAAAACAATTTACAGCCAGAATATCGCCGCCGCATTGAAATAATGTTAATGGCTGATATTGGTAAATCTCAAACTCAAATTTGTGAAATATTAGGTTGTTCCCAAGAAATGGCTCGTTATTGGATTGGTTTAGCCGAGGCTGGTTTAGCACATAAATGGAATGAACGTCCCATAGGTAGACCGAAGATTGTTAATACTCAATATCTGGAAAGATTAAGAGAGTTAGTCAGCAATAGTCCTCGTGATTATGGGTATGCTTTTACTCACTGGACGGCTCAATGGTTAAGCAAACATTTAGCCTCGGAATTAGGCATTGAAATTAGCGATCGCCACATTAATCGCCTGCTTAAACAAATGGGACTTTCCACTAAACGCAAAGGTTCCCAACCAAAAGAAACTAATTCTCTAGAGGATGCTGCGATTACAATTGGCGACTTAAAAACCACATCTGAACCTAGTCTTAATTGGTCTTTTAATTCTTAATTAGGGGTACAGGGGTATAGGGGTATAGGGGTACAGGGG comes from the Nostoc sp. PCC 7120 = FACHB-418 genome and includes:
- a CDS encoding helix-turn-helix domain-containing protein, encoding MIMSHSFNQETVFATYENQESKFLTPFQRKALLKHLQNNLQPEYRRRIEIMLMADIGKSQTQICEILGCSQEMARYWIGLAEAGLAHKWNERPIGRPKIVNTQYLERLRELVSNSPRDYGYAFTHWTAQWLSKHLASELGIEISDRHINRLLKQMGLSTKRKGSQPKETNSLEDAAITIGDLKTTSEPSLNWSFNS